In Bifidobacterium scardovii JCM 12489 = DSM 13734, the genomic stretch TCTGTATGGTTTGTGGCCGGGTGCGTTGGGCCGGTGGAATAATGGCCTCCATTGCGCGGTCCCGGCCCGAAGCGTTTTCCCATGGATTCCGCTCCGAGGCGGTGACCGTCGCCGCGCGGGCGGGGAAGGAGCCGGATATGACGGTGCTGGGAGTGGCGGAACGGGTGTTGCTGTGCTGGCTGGCCTACTCGTTCGTCGGATGGGCGTGGGAGACGATGCTGAGCGTCGTGCTGCGCAAGCGGTTCGAGGACCGCGGTGTGCTCAACGGCCCGCTGTGCCCGATCTACGGTTTCGGTGCGCTGCTGGTGATCGTACTGCTCGCCGACGTGACCAATCCGCTCGCTCTGTTCCTGTCCAGCGGCGTGCTCGCCTGCACGCTGGAGTACCTGTCGTCGTGGGCCATCGAGAAGCTGTTCCATGTGCGGCTGTGGGATTACACGGGCAAGCCGCTCAACATCAACGGGCGCGTATACCTCAACGGGTTCATCGCCTTCGGCGCCGGCGCCACGCTGGTCAAGCTGGTGGTGCAGCCGTGGCTGATGGGCGTGCTCGATGCGTGGCCGCCGTTGATGCTGCATCTCGTGGCCGGCGTGCTGTTCCTGGCGGCCACGGTCGATGCGGCGATCACCGCCGCCGGGCTGTGCAGCCTGGATTCGCGCCTGGCTCGCATCGGCGAGGAGATCGATGCGTTCAAGAGCGAGCAGATCGAGCAGATCGATACGCGCATCGACGCGGCGAACGAACAGTGGAAGGAGACCGCCGGCCGGCTGCAGGAATCCGCCGGGCGGCTGCTCGACCCGGCCGAATACGTATCCCAGTCCGCGCAATGGACGAAGGAACAGGCCGACCGTGTGCTGCGCCGCCTGAACTGGCAGCAGCGCCGCCTCATCCGCACCTTCCCCTCCATGACCTCCGTGCGCGACGCGCATCTCGCCGCCCGCATCCGTGCGCTGCTCGACCGGCGCAGGTAGAGCAACTGACGGGCGCTAGTGGCCTGCGTCATTCATTCGTTTCGTAATCCTGGCTCAGCTTCAGCGAGGGGAGCCTATAGTATGCGAACTTATGACGCGGGACACTCATCACCGAGATGCCGCGCTTTCCAGCCGTCCAGTTCGTCAAGCAGCGCCTGCTTGTCCGCGTTCGGCAGGAAGGTGGCCCGGATCGAGTTCTCGGCGAGCCGAGACAGCTCGTCCAGCGTGAACCCGACCGACGCCATCGCCTCGTAGTTCGCGGCGATATAGCCGCCGAAATAGGCCGGGTCGTCGGAGTTGACCGTGATCGCGACCCCGGCGTCGAGGAAACGGCGCAGCGGCAGGTCATGCAGGTCGTGCACCACCTGCAGGCGCCGGTTCGACAGCGGGCAGCAGGTCAGCGGCGTGCCGGCCGCGGCCAGTCGGCGCACCAGCGCCTCGTCGTCGATCGCGTGGATGCCGTGGTCGATGCGCTCGGCGTGCAGCAGATCCAGCGCCTCGGCCACGTATGCGGCCGGGCCCTCCTCGCCGGCGTGCGCCACGCAGTGCAGGCCAAGCGCGCGGGCCTTGGCGAACACCTCGGCGAACAGCGAGGGCGGGTAGCCGACCTCCGCCGAATCCAACCCGACGCCGATCAGGTCGCCGGCGCGGTGCCGGGCGGCCGTAAGCATCGCCTCGGCCGAGGCGACCGGCATGTCGCGCACGATGCACAGGATCAGCCCTCCGGTGATGCCGAAGCGTTCGCGGCCAAGACGCAGGCCCTCCAGCAGGCCGTCGATCACCGTGTCCAGGTCGATGCCGTTGCCGACATGCACCTGCGGGTCGAAGAAGATCTCGGCGTGCCGCACGCCATCGGCCGCCGCGCGTTCGAGATAGGCGAGCATGAGGTCCCGGAAGTCGTCCGCGGTCCTCAGCGTGGCCATGAGCTGGTAGTACAGGTCGAGGAAGGATTGCAGGTTCTCGAACTCGTACTGCCGCCTGAGTTCCTCCAGATCGGTCCACGGCAGCGCGACGTGGTTGCGCTCGGCCAGCGCCAGCGCCAGTTCCGGTTCCAGCGTGCCCTCGATGTGCACGTGCAGTTCCGCCTTGGGCATGGTGCGCAGGGCCTGCGACAGGTCGGCGGCGATCGCCGTGGCTGCATTGGTCATGATTCCTCCGATCCGGATGGGCGCCCGTGCTGTGCCGTGCGGTGGCCGGCCCGGACGCGGATATTGACATACCAGTGTAGTCGCTAGAATGGGCGGTGGGTGGTGACTGGAATTCACGCGCATGTCATATTGCGGTATCCCGCGATACGGCGACCGGCCATATCGGCCGACTAAGGATGAACTGTGACTTCGAGAAACGATGATGCGGCCGCCGGGCGCGCCGCTGGCGCCACGGCCGGCGCCGCCGTACGGCCGAAACTCAACTATGCGCAGACGTTCTCCATCGGGTTCGGTTTCCTCGCCATATCCGCGGCGTGGGCGCTCTACAACGCCTATGTGCCGATCAAGCTGAAAGGCCTGATGCTGCCGACCGCCGTCGTCGGCATGATCATGGGCATCGACAATTTCTGCGGGTTCACGGTCCAACCGCTGTTCGGCATCCTGTCGGACAAGGTCAGGACCCGCTGGGGCCGGCGCCTGCCGTTCGCGCTGTTCTCCATACCGCTCGGCGCGCTGTGCCTGATCCTGATTTCGGTCGCGCCGAACGTGCCGCTCACCGTGACCGCCATCGTGATCTACGCGGTGGTCATGGCCACGTCGCGCGCGCCGATCGTGGCGCTCATGCCCGACGTGACCGATTCGAGGCTGCGCAGCAGGGCCAACGGCATCATCAATTTCATGGGTTCCATCGGCAATGTGCTCGCGCTCGCTGGCGGCAGCCTGCTGTACAAGCGGTTCGGCATGTCCGCGGCGTTCGTGGCCGGGGCGGTCATCATGGTCGCCGCCGTCACCGCGCTGATGCGCCTGGTGCGCGAACCCGCCGAATTCGTGACGGCGCCCGGCGAGCGGGCTCGTCTGCCGTTCGTGTCGTGGAAGGAATTCCGCGAGGCTGTGGTGCCGCGGCTGGGATTGGACGGCGAGGCGCGGCGCAGCTTCATGCTGATCCTGATCGTGCTGTTTCTGTACACGATGGGCGGCAACGCGGTGGAGACCTATTTCACGCTGTACGCCACGCATGATCTGAGCATGGACGCCGCCACGGCCGGCGGCGATCTGGTGTGGTACGCGGTGGGCATGCTCGCGTTCGCGATTCCCGCGGGCATGATCGGCAGCCGGTTCGGCCGCCGCGCCACGATGAGCGCCGGCCTGGTGCTGTCCGCCGCGCTGTTCGTGTCGATGCCGTGGGTCGGCCGGCCGTTCATGGTGCCGATCCTCGCGTTCACGTACGGCGTGTTCTGGATCCTGGTGGTCGTCAACGCCCTGCCGTGGATCACGCAGCTCGGCGGCGTCGAGCACACCGGCGCCATGACCGCCTACTATTATCTCGCCACGTCGTTCGGCGCGGCGATCAGCCCCACGATCTTCGGCCTCATCCAGCAGTCGCTCGGCGAGTACCGGTGGATGTTCATCTACGCCGTGGTCCTGTTCGTCTGCGCGCTGGCCTGCATGCCGTTCATCACCCGCGGCGAGGCCGAGGACGTTTCCGCAGGTGCGGACTGAGCGGGCCGGAAGCGAGCTGGGAGCAGGCCGAGCCGGATGCGGCGGCGGCGCCTCCGTGGCGACGGCCGGCGGTCGCGTATGCCGGCGTATGCCGCGTGCGGACGATTGCTCGGCGATTAGTCGGCCATGCCGGGGACGGCGAGACCGTGCCCGTGCAGCAGCGTCACCGCATCCATGTAATCCGTTGCGGTCGCGCTCGGGTCCATCATCAGCTCACGCACGGCGGCGTGCCCGTTCTGATCGTCCGGGTACAGCGCGTCGGCGATCATCGCCGTGATCCGCCCGCGCGGGTCGGCCGCGGCCTGCGCCTGCCCGGATTCGGGCAGCGTATCCGACAGCTGGTCGGCCAACGGGGCGAGGTTGTGCTTGGTCGCCTCGTCGATGTCGCCCAACTGGTCGAACAGGGCGAACAGCCAGTCGCGCCGCGACCGGTCGTCGGCGCCGGGCCGCGTGCGCTCGGCGGTGGCGCGCAGCAGGCCGTCGATCGGCACGGCCGGCGTCGTCGCCGGGCCACGGTGCTCGCGGTTGTCGGCGATATCGCCCATAAGATGCTGGATCTCGCATTCGTCGCGCACGATGGTGGATGCGGCGTAGGCGGTCGCGATCGCGTCCGCGTCGATGAACCTGCCGCCTTCGGACTGGAAGCGCACGCGCTTCGGTTCGCTGTAGTAGTGGGACATCCCGAAAGTGGCGTATTGGGGCAGCTCGTCCTGCAGCTGCTTGACCGCGTCGGCCACCTTGCGCATGTCGGCCAGCTGCTGGCGCACCACGATGGAGGCGAGCAGCGCCTTCGCGTCGGCGAGGGTCAGCGGTTCGCCGACGCGCTTGCCGTGGCCGTGATGGCCGAACGCATGCTTCAATGAGTCGAACAATCCCATGATGAGTCCTCCTTTGGATCTCCCGCGATTGGTCGGGTGCGGTATCCGTGGTCCAACTCTAGTCGCGCGGACCCGGTATGGGGCCGGAATCGCCGCAGGGCGATCATGCCGGACGGGATTGCGCACGGGTGGCGCTAGCCCTGCTCCTGCTCCTGGTCCTGCTCCGGTTCGCGGCATATCCATTCGGGATGTTCGTCGAGCAGTTTCCGGAACCATGGCTCCATGGGCTTGTCCTTGGGCCAGTTCTGCGGGTTGCCGTTTCTGTCCGCATACGCGCCGGCGTCGTAGGCGACCATCTCGATCATTGTACCGTGTGAGTCATGGCCCAGCGCGGCGATCTGCAGAGGATCGGTACGGGGACGGGGACGGCGGAACATCTGGTTGCTCCATGCAAAGGACGCCTCTTCGGGCGTGATGTGTCTGACGTCATCGTCGATGAGACGGTGATGTAGCGCATAGTTGGGGTTATGAAGAATGGAATTGTTCATATGTTGCCTCCGATCCATGGTCGCGACCACGCTTCGTAGCGCTGCCGGTAACGTCTTTCGCATGACGATAGGCGATCCGGAACCAGGCTGTCCAGCAGCAACGGGGTATGTGGTCGAAGGCTTGCGACCCTTGGAAAATGGCGGTTTTACATGCTTGATCCGCTATACTTGCAGCCAGTTGGGCACAGACGCGATCGTCTGCGAGAGGGGGAAACCATGAGTCGTGCATCCGAAGGCCCGGCGAGGTCCGTTGCGCTGATCGCGCCGTTGGCGGTCATCGCCGGGCTGATCGCCGCCGTGTTGTGCTATCACCCGGAACCGGCACGTCCGGTCGTCGCCCTGACGGTGGCTTCGGGAAAGGATGCGGGCGTTGCGGGTTCCGGGGCGCCGCCCTGCGGGAACGATGATCTCGCCGCCGTCGCGGAATCACAGGATCAGGCCATGGGCGACGCAATCGCGTACCTGCGCGTCATGAACACGACGGACGGAGCGTGCTCGGTACCGTCGGGGCCTCCGGAGCTCACGGTCGTGCGCGGCGATGAGGACCAGCATCTGCGCGTCGTGCCGGGCAACCGCCAGACCGGCGTGAGCAGCGTGCCGGATGGCGAAACCATCGTGCTGGCCCCGTTCCGGTCGGTGACGGCGGCGGTCGAATGGAAGGCGGGCCAGCAGGCCGACGCCGAAGAGAAGACTTCGATCACGCTGGCGTTCGGCGAAGTGTCCGCACTGCCCGTGCACGTCGGGGCGAACGCTGCCGCCGACGGTCTGCTGGCGACCGATCCGGGGATGGACGTCATCGTCAGCGGCTTTTCGCAGGCCGCATTGGGGCCGTTGCGCGGCGGCGACGCATCCGGCGCGGCGGAGGATGTCGATCCGGCATTGGATGAGCCCTGCATGCTGGCGAAGGATGACTCCGACGATAAGGACGATGCCGGTGGGGCGCCCGCGGATGCGACATTGACTCTGCGCAACGTCGGCCTGCACCCCTGCATCCCTCCCGCGCTGGTCACGCTGGATGAGGCCGGCTCCGGCGGAACCGTCGACGATGGCTCGCTGCTGTCGACGGCGTCCGTCTACGGGCGGGACCATGCTCTGGCCGTGGGCGGCCGGGTCTCCTATCGGGCCGCGTCCAAGGACCGGCCCAACTGGTTCCTTCGCCACTACGGGTCATGGCGGCCGGAGTCGGTCGCGCGCCTATCCATCGTGGAGTGACTCGTCGTGGAGTGACGCCGGTGCCGCCGGCCGCGCGTCGCCGGCGGGGCTACCGGGTCAGGAACGCGCGGATATCCGCGATCTCCTGGTCGCTGATCGCGTGCCCCATGCCGGGGTAGACGCGGTGCGTCAGGCGCCCGGTTTGCTCCAGCACCCGCCGTGCGGTGCGCTGGTCGTCCGCGGGGATCGTGCGGTCCTCGGAGCCGTAGGCGAGGAAGAACGCGGTCGTGCGGTCGGGGCCGAGCACGGTGCCGGACTCGCCGGCGAACGACGGGCTGAGCAGGACCGCGGCGTCGAACAGGCCCGGATGCTCCAGCGCCATGCGGTACGACAGGTACCCGCCCTGCGAGAATCCGACGAGTATCTTGCGGCGCGGTGCGAACGCCGGTCCGGCCAGCAGCGCGGCGACGGCATCGCCGACCTCGGAGCATGCGCGGCGCCGTTCACCGACCGAACACCCGTCCGGATACCAGTAGTTGCCGCCCATATACGGCCTCGCATGCGTGCCGCGGAACGACAGGTAGCTGGGCTCCGGTCCCAGGGCGGTCCGGTCCGGGCCGGCCTGGCCGCCATGCGCGGCGCCGTCCCGATCCGTGCGGTAGACGGCCTCGATGATGCGCACCATCTCGTCCTCGTCGTTGCCGTATCCATGGAACATGACGAACACGCGGTCGTCGCCGCTGCCGGCCGGACCTTCGCCGCCGATGCCCTCGATGCTGGCCGTCATCCGTATGTGCATATCGCCTCCCGAAACGCGATGCCGCTGTGGCATATGACGTGCGATCCAGCTTAGTTCATCGGCCGTGCGGGGAAGCGTGCCACGCTCGCCGATCCGCCCGATCAGGCCGGTCTGTCCACCCCGCCCGGCCCGGGCGATACGCCCGGCAACCCCGGCGCGGAGGGCTGAACCGGCGCGCGGCACACGCCGCCGGTCGGTGTGCGGTGCCATAATGATCGGCGTAATGCAGGGGAACCCGGTGACGGGTTGAGAAAGGCCGTGGGCCTGACCCTTAGAACCTGTTGGTTAACACCAGCGAAGGGAGACATAATCATGGAGTATCGTCCGTCCATCCAGCCGACCCTGTCCGATGCCGCTCAGGGCGTGCCGTCCGACGAGCCGTTCGACGCGGAGGCGTTCGGGCCGATCACCCCGGACCACCTTCCGCCGTTCGCCCGCCGCATGCGCGAGGCCGCGGATCTGGTCTGGGAGCAGGGGTACCGGCAGCCGTTCATCCGCGAGCTGGGCAACGGCACGCTCGCGCGCGAGCGCTTCGCCTTCTATCTGCTGCAGGACTACCGCTACCTCAAGGACTATGCCAAGGTGCACGCGCTGGCGCTCACCAAGACCATGGATTCCGAGATCATGACCTTCATGGTCAATGTGCAGAACGGCATCTTCAACGTCGAGTCGAAGGTGCACCGCTCCTACATGGCCAGCTACGGCGTGAGCGAGGAGGAGATGAACGCGGTGCGCCAGTCCGCGTTCGCCCGCGCCTACACCTCGAACATCCTGTCGATTGCCTACGGCGGCCAGCTGGTCGACGTGCTCGTCGCCGTGCTGCCGTGCGCCTGGGTCTACGCCGACTACGGACAGCGCCTCGCCCGCGAGTTCGCCGGCACCCTCGACTCCAACCCGTACAAGAGCTGGGTCGACATGTACAAGACCGATTCGTTCTGGGAAGGGTCGGCGTGGCTGATCGAGCACATCGAGCGCTTGGTCGAGGGGCTGTCGGAGGAGCGCAAACGCGAGCTGATCGACATCTTCGTGACCGGCGTCGAGAACGAGTACATGTTCTGGGCGAGCGCCTACGACATGCACTACTCGTGGAAGCCGGAGTGGGATCGGGGCTGACGGCCGCGGGTGCTCTGATGGTCGGTCTTGTGAATGCTTAGGCGATGAACGCCCCGCCGGGCGGGCGGTCCGATAGGTCGTTCGCAGTGGTGCACAAAGTGCATGCCCCCGCTGGCGGGGGCTGTCGGCGAAGCCGACTGGGGATGGCCGATAGCATCGTGGCATCAGCCGCTCATCCATGTGCGAAATGGATCACTGGGCTGATATGGGGAACCGCCGTGCGAGGCTGGATCTCCGTTATCGCGCCGTGGATCCCCTGACCACCAGTTCGGTCGGCAGGATCAGGGTGTGCCGGATCGGCCGTCCCTCGATCTGATCGAGCACCATCGACGCCAGATTGACGCCGAACGCCGCGAGCGGCTGGCGGATGGTGGTCAGCTGGGGCTGCATGGCGGTGGCGTCGGAGCTGTCGTCGAAACCGGCGATGGCCATGTCGGCCGGCACGTCCACGCCCTGCCCGATCAGATACTGCATGGCCCCGGCCGCGATGCAGTCGCTGCCGCACATCAGCGCATCGACGCGGTGGTCGGCGAGGATGCGGCGCGCGTCGGCATCGTGTCCGGCGCCGCCGCCCAGCGTGCCGAGCAGCCGGATGACGGCCGCACGCCCCTCCTGCCGCGTCCATTCCCCGGCCCGGACGATCAGCGACGGGTCGGCGTCGCCGCCCATCGCGTCGCGGAAGCCCCGCAGGCGCTCGTCCGAGCAGGGCAGATAATCGGGACCGCAGATATAGGCGATGCGCCGGTGCCCGCATGAGCGCAGATGTTCGGTCAGGGCGCGGGAGGCCGCGCGGTTGTCGATGTCGACCGTGGGGAAGGGGATCCTGTCGCCGTAGCCGACGCCGGAGATGGCGACGGGCGCATCGATGCGGGTGAAGACGTCGAACAGCGGGTCGCCGGTATGGAAGGAATTGAGGATCCACCCGTCGGCGAATCCGCTGGAGGCGAGGCGGGCGATGCGCCTGCCGGCTTCGGGGGAGTCGGCGATCAGGATGACGAGCTGGTAGCCGGCGTCGCCGATGGTCTGGTTCGCGTTGAGCAGGATCGTGCTGATGTTCGGGTCGGCGACGATGGAATCCGGCTGGCCGTGCACCACGAACGCCACGGTCTGCGTGCGCTGGCGCACCAGCGACCGCGCGGCGTTGTTGGGGGTGTAGTTCACCTGCCTGACCGCGTCGGCGATGCGCTCGGCCGCCTTGGCCGACACGTGCGGGTTGCCGTTGAGGTAGCGGGAGACGGTAGCGTATGACACGCCGGCCTCCGCGGCCACGTCCATGATGGTCGCCGTCCTGCGGGGCGTATGCGGCGAGCCGGGTTCCGGCGATGCGCCGTTCGGCGTCGGGTCCTCGATGGTCTGGGTTGGCATGCGCTGTATACGTCCTCTCCGCGCGGCGATGGGTCGCTGTAGGCGATTGTAGCGCGTCGGCGGCGCGCGGCTGCGAACGCGCGCGACACACTGCTGTTGTAAACCTTTACAACAGTGCTACGCTGAGTATTCGTAAACGTTTACAAAATCGTGTGACGACGGTGCGCGATAAGAAAGGACCATCCCATGCTCGCATATCAGCAGTCGACGGACGGCGGCGCGGAGCGCCTCGTGCTGATTCCCCAACCGGTGACGGTGCGCTACGACGGCGGCTCGGCGGCGCTTGGCGCCGCGATGACGATCGTCATGGATGCCGGCATCGACGAAAGCGCCCTGTTCCTGGCCGAGCAGCTGGCCGGCGAGTATCGCCGGGCCACGGGCGGCTCGGCGGATATCCGTCGTTCGGGGGCGGTGCCGGATTCGGCGGTTCCGGAAGCGGTGCGCCGGGAGCCGGACAATCGGGAGCGCCCCGGCTCCACGGGCGCGGACATGCGCGGCGCCGTGGTCACGCTGGCTTGGGACGCGGATCTCGGCGATGAGGAATATGCGATCGATGTCCGCGGGCTCGGTGAGCCGGTCGCGCCGGTCGCACCGGGCGGCGAGGACTCGCCCGCGTACCGGCGCGCCGCCGTGGAGCTGCGCGGCGGGGGACCGGCCGGGCTGCGCTACGGCGTGCAGACGCTGCGCCAGATTTTGCGCCAGTCGCCGCGCGAGCTGCCCCTCGTGCACATCCGCGACCACCCCGCGTTCGCGGTGCGCGCCTACAGCCTCGACGTCACGCGCGGCCGCGTGCCGACGATGGGCTTCCTCACATGGTTCGTCGACCAGCTCGCCTTCTACAAATACAACCAGTTCCAGCTGTACGTGGAGCACGCCTTCGCCTTCGGGGAGCTCAGCGAGGCGTGGCGCGGCACCGACCCGCTGGCCGCCGACGACATCGTGCGGCTCGACGACTACTGCGCGCGGCGCGGCATCGAACTGGTGCCGTCGCTGGCCACCTTCGGGCACATGTACATGAACCTGCGCACGCGCACGCACCGCCGGCTCGGCGAATTCCCCGATGACGCCGACCGCCCGTTCAGCTTCGTCGAACGTATGGAGCACCATACGCTCAATGCAGCCGATCCCGAGGCGCTGGCCTTCGCTCAGCGGCTGATCCGCGAATACGCTCCGCTGTTCCACTCGCGATCGTTCAACATCGGCGGCGACGAGACCTTCGACCTGGGGCGCGGCCAATCCGCGCGGACCGCCCCCGGCGCGAGCGCAGGCGAACTGTACGCCGGCTTCGTCAAGGGGCTATGCGACACCCTCGGCGAGCTGGGGCTCCAGCCTATGCTGTGGGCCGACATCGCGCTCGAATCGCCGGGGACCATGGAGCTGCTGCCCGGCAACATCACGATGCTCAACTGGATGTACGACCCCGACATCAACGAGGACAGCATCGCGGCCATCGAACGCCAGGGCCGCCGCCAGTTCGTGTGCCCGGCCGTGCGCGCGTGGAGCCGCTTCGTCCCCGACTACGAGGGCGCGTGGCTCAACACCTACCGCATGGCGTCCGCCGGGCGCAGGCACGGCGCCGAGGGCATCGTGATCACCGACTGGGGCGATTACGGCCACGTCAACGATCCTCGGCTGAGCCTGCCGGGCCTGTGCTACGGCGCCCAGAACGCATGGAATCCCGTCGACATCGGCGCCGACGCGATGAACGCGCGCATCTCGCGGCTCGTCTACCGCGATGCCTCGGGGCGGATGATGGGCAGCCTGTCGCGCACCGGCGACGGCGCGTCGTTCCCCTGGGACCTTGCGGTGCAGGTGCTTGAGCTCGACGCCGGCGGCGGCGCGCTCAACGCCGATGTGGCCGCGTACGTGGAACGCTCCTACGGCGGCGTGCCGATCTTCGACCGGGCGCTGGACTGCGCCGATGCGCGCCGGCGTCTGCTGCTGCTCAACCGGGAGCGGATCACGACCCGCCCGGAACGCAACGGCATGCTGGCCGACTGCGGCGAGGCCATCGTCGCGGCGTTGGCGGGGGAGTCCAGAAGCGGGTTGGCGCCGTCGCTCGTCTGGACCATGCTCGACGCGCAGCAGCTGTTCAACAGGCTGGGCGAGGAGCTGCTGGCCATGGCCGGCGATTCCGGCCGCTCCGCCGTGAACGATGCCGCGGAGCGCGAGCGGAAGATCCGCCGCTATGCGCTTGCCGAGGAACTGGAACGGTGGTTCGAGCGCTACCGCGCCGAGTGGCTGGCCACGGGCCGGTACGCCGAGCTGAACCGCAACGCCCACGTGGTCTGGTCGTTCGCCGACATCCTGCGGGCCGGCACGCTGTAATCCCGGCGCGGCCCTATTGTGGCGCGGCTCTGCTGCGACACTTAGCGCAGCGCCAGCAGTGCCACCAGCGCCGCGATGTACGCGAGCGTCGCCGCCGCGAACGCCGCGTCGCGCGGGCGGACCCGCAGCTCGCGCCAATGCGTGCGGCGGATGCCCTCCTCGTAGCACCTCGCGTCGAGAGCGAGGCTCAGATTGTCCGCGTGCCGCAGTGTT encodes the following:
- a CDS encoding MFS transporter, whose product is MTSRNDDAAAGRAAGATAGAAVRPKLNYAQTFSIGFGFLAISAAWALYNAYVPIKLKGLMLPTAVVGMIMGIDNFCGFTVQPLFGILSDKVRTRWGRRLPFALFSIPLGALCLILISVAPNVPLTVTAIVIYAVVMATSRAPIVALMPDVTDSRLRSRANGIINFMGSIGNVLALAGGSLLYKRFGMSAAFVAGAVIMVAAVTALMRLVREPAEFVTAPGERARLPFVSWKEFREAVVPRLGLDGEARRSFMLILIVLFLYTMGGNAVETYFTLYATHDLSMDAATAGGDLVWYAVGMLAFAIPAGMIGSRFGRRATMSAGLVLSAALFVSMPWVGRPFMVPILAFTYGVFWILVVVNALPWITQLGGVEHTGAMTAYYYLATSFGAAISPTIFGLIQQSLGEYRWMFIYAVVLFVCALACMPFITRGEAEDVSAGAD
- a CDS encoding alpha/beta hydrolase — encoded protein: MHIRMTASIEGIGGEGPAGSGDDRVFVMFHGYGNDEDEMVRIIEAVYRTDRDGAAHGGQAGPDRTALGPEPSYLSFRGTHARPYMGGNYWYPDGCSVGERRRACSEVGDAVAALLAGPAFAPRRKILVGFSQGGYLSYRMALEHPGLFDAAVLLSPSFAGESGTVLGPDRTTAFFLAYGSEDRTIPADDQRTARRVLEQTGRLTHRVYPGMGHAISDQEIADIRAFLTR
- the tenA gene encoding thiaminase II; this translates as MREAADLVWEQGYRQPFIRELGNGTLARERFAFYLLQDYRYLKDYAKVHALALTKTMDSEIMTFMVNVQNGIFNVESKVHRSYMASYGVSEEEMNAVRQSAFARAYTSNILSIAYGGQLVDVLVAVLPCAWVYADYGQRLAREFAGTLDSNPYKSWVDMYKTDSFWEGSAWLIEHIERLVEGLSEERKRELIDIFVTGVENEYMFWASAYDMHYSWKPEWDRG
- a CDS encoding adenosine deaminase, whose protein sequence is MTNAATAIAADLSQALRTMPKAELHVHIEGTLEPELALALAERNHVALPWTDLEELRRQYEFENLQSFLDLYYQLMATLRTADDFRDLMLAYLERAAADGVRHAEIFFDPQVHVGNGIDLDTVIDGLLEGLRLGRERFGITGGLILCIVRDMPVASAEAMLTAARHRAGDLIGVGLDSAEVGYPPSLFAEVFAKARALGLHCVAHAGEEGPAAYVAEALDLLHAERIDHGIHAIDDEALVRRLAAAGTPLTCCPLSNRRLQVVHDLHDLPLRRFLDAGVAITVNSDDPAYFGGYIAANYEAMASVGFTLDELSRLAENSIRATFLPNADKQALLDELDGWKARHLGDECPAS
- a CDS encoding DUF4232 domain-containing protein; protein product: MSRASEGPARSVALIAPLAVIAGLIAAVLCYHPEPARPVVALTVASGKDAGVAGSGAPPCGNDDLAAVAESQDQAMGDAIAYLRVMNTTDGACSVPSGPPELTVVRGDEDQHLRVVPGNRQTGVSSVPDGETIVLAPFRSVTAAVEWKAGQQADAEEKTSITLAFGEVSALPVHVGANAAADGLLATDPGMDVIVSGFSQAALGPLRGGDASGAAEDVDPALDEPCMLAKDDSDDKDDAGGAPADATLTLRNVGLHPCIPPALVTLDEAGSGGTVDDGSLLSTASVYGRDHALAVGGRVSYRAASKDRPNWFLRHYGSWRPESVARLSIVE
- a CDS encoding LacI family DNA-binding transcriptional regulator, coding for MPTQTIEDPTPNGASPEPGSPHTPRRTATIMDVAAEAGVSYATVSRYLNGNPHVSAKAAERIADAVRQVNYTPNNAARSLVRQRTQTVAFVVHGQPDSIVADPNISTILLNANQTIGDAGYQLVILIADSPEAGRRIARLASSGFADGWILNSFHTGDPLFDVFTRIDAPVAISGVGYGDRIPFPTVDIDNRAASRALTEHLRSCGHRRIAYICGPDYLPCSDERLRGFRDAMGGDADPSLIVRAGEWTRQEGRAAVIRLLGTLGGGAGHDADARRILADHRVDALMCGSDCIAAGAMQYLIGQGVDVPADMAIAGFDDSSDATAMQPQLTTIRQPLAAFGVNLASMVLDQIEGRPIRHTLILPTELVVRGSTAR
- a CDS encoding putative ABC transporter permease, with the translated sequence MTVLGVAERVLLCWLAYSFVGWAWETMLSVVLRKRFEDRGVLNGPLCPIYGFGALLVIVLLADVTNPLALFLSSGVLACTLEYLSSWAIEKLFHVRLWDYTGKPLNINGRVYLNGFIAFGAGATLVKLVVQPWLMGVLDAWPPLMLHLVAGVLFLAATVDAAITAAGLCSLDSRLARIGEEIDAFKSEQIEQIDTRIDAANEQWKETAGRLQESAGRLLDPAEYVSQSAQWTKEQADRVLRRLNWQQRRLIRTFPSMTSVRDAHLAARIRALLDRRR
- a CDS encoding beta-N-acetylhexosaminidase — translated: MLAYQQSTDGGAERLVLIPQPVTVRYDGGSAALGAAMTIVMDAGIDESALFLAEQLAGEYRRATGGSADIRRSGAVPDSAVPEAVRREPDNRERPGSTGADMRGAVVTLAWDADLGDEEYAIDVRGLGEPVAPVAPGGEDSPAYRRAAVELRGGGPAGLRYGVQTLRQILRQSPRELPLVHIRDHPAFAVRAYSLDVTRGRVPTMGFLTWFVDQLAFYKYNQFQLYVEHAFAFGELSEAWRGTDPLAADDIVRLDDYCARRGIELVPSLATFGHMYMNLRTRTHRRLGEFPDDADRPFSFVERMEHHTLNAADPEALAFAQRLIREYAPLFHSRSFNIGGDETFDLGRGQSARTAPGASAGELYAGFVKGLCDTLGELGLQPMLWADIALESPGTMELLPGNITMLNWMYDPDINEDSIAAIERQGRRQFVCPAVRAWSRFVPDYEGAWLNTYRMASAGRRHGAEGIVITDWGDYGHVNDPRLSLPGLCYGAQNAWNPVDIGADAMNARISRLVYRDASGRMMGSLSRTGDGASFPWDLAVQVLELDAGGGALNADVAAYVERSYGGVPIFDRALDCADARRRLLLLNRERITTRPERNGMLADCGEAIVAALAGESRSGLAPSLVWTMLDAQQLFNRLGEELLAMAGDSGRSAVNDAAERERKIRRYALAEELERWFERYRAEWLATGRYAELNRNAHVVWSFADILRAGTL